In the Sebastes fasciatus isolate fSebFas1 chromosome 20, fSebFas1.pri, whole genome shotgun sequence genome, one interval contains:
- the itgb4 gene encoding integrin beta-4 isoform X1, whose translation MTASCSQREMGRWTLHLSVGLGLLAVLLTCCYAEVNYCFASKAGTCSECLQSGIHCAYCSDENFNGPRCDLHQNIIAHDCAAVIIEESNMKIERQQQIDTTLKRFQVSPQQISMSFLPGEKKSVEVEVFAPEKGPLDLYILMDFSNSMADDLENLKSMGSRLAKLVKELSDDYTIGFGKFVDKVIEPQTDMRPEKLKQPWTNSDPPFSFQNVIPLTDNLTSFSSKLQLERISGNLDAPEGGFDAILQATVCGDIGWRNHSTHLLVFSTESAFHYEHDGANVLSGILKRNDERCHLDAAGKYTEDITQDYPSIPTLVRLMGKHNIIPIFAVTDHSYTYYEKLQEYFPIAEVGLLQRDSANIVGLMGTAFTNINTNTRIRAEEKPKAFKTEFSTTNGITQDGVFDFKPGKIGKFHMDLTAQRMIDGKPVCQMDPDEKEGTMRVKPTTFNAAVKIKASVLCPTCKCEKNPQPKAPRCSGNGDLVCGKCQCYDDWLGNFCNCSESDSAKDSRQCFGEGMKEACSGRGDCLACGICVCYEPEKFEGNHCQYDKTQCQRYGGFLCNDRGSCVMGGCVCAEGWEGNACECPKSTQTCLDSKGGVCNGQGKCVCGRCECSDSGIGKTSTCEPNFQAQAGVCEGTKSCVQCQAWKTGEKKDKKECDKCPFKIVLVDEFEESDKVLGSCDFRDEDDDCTYYYRVEKPKDSSVSDYEVQVLEKKECPPASLLWLLPLLLFLLLLLALLLLCCWKYCSCCKTCCQSYLALLPCCRKGRMVGFKEDEYTLRQSLLASDHLDTPMVRTGPPKGTDVVRWKVTDNIHRPPNHPAALIKPNPKEIIQYPISLRLNRLFSENLSRPESRDAEQLRKEVADNLNEVYKQIPGAQKVQKTSFRMQKNAGKRQDYTIMDTVLTAPRSSYPDIVKLTEKNVQSGNVHDLKVVPGYYTVATDREAAGAVEFHEGVESVDVHVPLFTKEEDDDKKQLLVEAMDVPLGIAEIGKRLVNITIYKEHATSVFSFLQPAYTYSREDGMANIPISREIIENGRTQVTYRTRDLTAKDKKDYMTVEGDLSYGPDETQKSVPVRLLELSEKDGLLEDKPVRQFVMDLSNPRQGAKLGRYPRTTVTIADPENSVMMFKKGTQNFSTSDPTYTIPVVRTRNPDSHATVKWRTKKAQRFELTGPLKFSPGETEKNIVIDPKAHPGPVQPETFHLELFDPSTNASVGERKTTLVNVTDGAPRSPEFAPMQQKGFINQRATSPGGHLLSPANLKAKATGPKTIRVNWDPPPGKPTGYKVKYWIYGNPEKDAQVLDVKTPQAELSNLYPFCDYEMRVCGYNAMGDGYDTDMVACQTLEDAPGEPGRLAFNVISRTVTQVSWAEPAETNGNIKAYEVIYTPIDEEMKPVGPAKKVKIDNPKKRMLLIENLQNAQTYQYKVRAMNSIGWGPFKDATINLASQPTRPLSIPIIPDIPIVDAEAGDEYDGYLMYSNEVLKSPTGSKTPSVSGDDYMTNGKWDQNFLFPGGSGTRNLSTSSSPMSTLSSNYRGAGSSSFMTDTTTTTYMSGQGGSRRLDMIGGGGGGGGGGGGGGGGVGVGGVGGGGGGGVYSSEVIMRKRSESRGYSDENIRDSIVMGDVPKFPDLGGYGYAGMQSSSQSQFSYNLSQGPRARTESSDVNEALYNLDRVLQDARLSPGVPDTPSRLVFSALGPTALKVSWQEPHCEKDIQGYCVIYQQLNGGEMKRINVTNPAENSVIIQDLLPNQSYLFKVMAQSQEGWGPEREGVITIESATDPNSPLSPMPGSPFTLSTPSAPGPLVFTALSPDSLQLSWEKPRKPNGDILGYIVTCEQLHGGGDVRSFQVNGDSAETSLTVPNLTENVPYKFKVQARTTQGFGPEREGIITIESQDGSAMSQYTSQSSEYGNNQSMTRREVFQMPTDVSTLTNVSHTMINDPYYSDGMMMTTQHTETSGMVTRQVTKEVVQRSVTGGTTITKKMFYES comes from the exons ATGACAGCATCTTGTTCACA gaGGGAGATGGGGAGATGGACGCTACATCTCTCAGTGGGGCTCGGGCTTCTAGCCGTCCTGTTGACCTGTTGTTATGCTGAAG TGAACTACTGCTTCGCTTCCAAGGCCGGGACCTGTTCAGAATGCCTGCAGTCTGGGATACACTGTGCGTACTGCTCTGATGAG AATTTTAATGGCCCTCGCTGTGACCTGCACCAGAATATAATTGCCCATGACTGCGCAGCTGTAATCATAGAAGAAAGCAATATGAAGATAGAAAGA CAACAACAAATCGATACGACGCTTAAGCGGTTTCAAGTGTCTCCACAGCAGATTAGCATGAGCTTTCTGCCAGGAGAGAAGAAGTCGGTGGAAGTGGAAGTGTTTGCTCCAGAAAAAGGTCCTCTGGACCTTTATATACTTATGGACTTCTCCAACTCCATGGCTGACGATTTGGAAAACTTGAAGAGCATGGGATCTAGGCTGG CTAAGTTGGTTAAGGAACTGTCAGATGACTACACCATTGGGTTTGGAAAGTTTGTGGATAAAGTGATCGAGCCCCAGACGGACATGAGGCCCGAAAA ACTTAAACAGCCGTGGACCAACAGCGACCCTCCGTTCTCTTTCCAAAACGTCATCCCACTGACCGACAACTTGACTTCCTTCAGCAGTAAGCTCCAGCTGGAGAGAATATCTGGCAACCTGGATGCTCCTGAAGGAGGTTTTGATGCCATATTGCAGGCTACAGTTTGTGGG GATATCGGCTGGCGCAACCACAGCACGCATCTCCTGGTGTTCTCCACCGAGTCAGCCTTCCACTACGAGCATGACGGCGCTAACGTGCTGTCAGGCATCCTAAAGCGCAACGATGAGCGTTGCCACCTAGACGCAGCAGGCAAATACACAGAGGATATAACCCAGGACTACCCTTCAATACCCACACTGGTCCGTCTGATGGGCAAACACAACATCATTCCCATCTTTGCTGTCACCGACCACTCCTACACGTACTACGAG AAACTCCAAGAGTACTTCCCCATCGCTGAAGTCGGTCTGCTGCAAAGGGACTCAGCCAATATCGTGGGACTCATGGGGACTGCCTTCACT AATATCAATACTAATACGAGAATCCGTGCAGAGGAAAAACCCAAGGCTTTCAAGACAGAGTTCTCTACCACCAATGGAATTACACAAGACGGGGTCTTTGATTTCAAGCCTGGAAAAATa GGCAAGTTCCACATGGACCTCACAGCCCAGCGAATGATCGACGGGAAGCCTGTGTGTCAGATGGATCCGGATGAAAAAGAGGGCACAATGAGAGTCAAACCTACAACCTTCAACGCTGCCGTCAAAATCAAGGCCTCGGTTCTGTGTCCAACCTGCAAGTGTGAGAAG AATCCCCAACCTAAAGCACCCAGGTGCAGTGGCAACGGAGACCTGGTGTGTGGGAAGTGTCAGTGCTATGATGACTG GTTGGGTAACTTCTGTAACTGCTCAGAAAGTGATTCAGCTAAGGACAGCAGACAGTGTTTTGGTGAAGGCATGAAGGAAGCTTGTTCAGGCCGCGGAGACTGCCTGGCGTGTGGAATCTGCGTGTGCTACGAACCGGAAAAGTTTGAAGGAAACCACTGCCAGTACGACAAGACCCAGTGTCAAAGATATGGAGGCTTCCTCTGCAACG ACCGTGGCTCTTGTGTTAtgggtggatgtgtgtgtgctgagggCTGGGAGGGCAATGCCTGTGAGTGTCCCAAGAGCACCCAGACCTGTCTGGACAGCAAGGGC GGTGTCTGCAACGGGCAAGGTAAATGTGTATGCGGCCGATGCGAGTGTTCGGACTCTGGAATCGGAAAGACTTCAACCTGTGAGCCAAATTTCCAG GCCCAGGCGGGAGTGTGCGAGGGAACGAAGAGTTGCGTTCAGTGTCAGGCCTGGAAGACAGGAgagaagaaagacaaaaagGAGTGTGACAAGTGCCCCTTCAAAATTGTCTTGGTGGATGAATTCGAAGAAT CGGACAAGGTGCTTGGTTCATGCGATTTCCGTGACGAGGATGACGACTGTACGTACTACTACAGAGTTGAGAAACCGAAAGATTCCTCAGTTTCAGACTATGAGGTCCAGGTGCTTGAAAAGAAAG AATGTCCCCCTGCCAGCCTCCTGTGGTTGCTCCCGCTCCTCTTGTTCCTCTTGCTACTGCTGgcactcctgctgctctgctgctggaaaTACTGCAGCTGTTGCAAAACCTGCTGCCAG AGCTATCTTGCCCTGCTGCCCTGCTGTAGGAAAG GTCGCATGGTTGGCTTCAAGGAAGATGAATATACACTACGCCAGTCTCTGCTCGCCTCAGACCATCTGGACACACCAATGGTGAGGACCGGTCCGCCCAAAGGAACCGACGTGGTCCGCTGGAAGGTCACCGATAACATACACCGACCACCTAATCACCCCGCGGCTCTGATAAAGCCCAACCCTAAAGAGATCA TCCAGTACCCAATCTCCCTCCGGCTAAACAGGTTGTTCTCTGAGAACCTGTCTCGCCCCGAATCCAGAGACGCCGAACAGCTCCGTAAGGAAGTGGCCGATAAc CTAAATGAGGTGTATAAGCAGATTCCCGGCGCCCAGAAGGTGCAAAAAACCTCATTCAG AATGCAGAAAAATGCCGGAAAAAG GCAGGACTACACCATCATGGACACCGTTCTAACTGCTCCCCGCAGCAGCTACCCTGATATCGTCAAACTCACTGAGAAAAACGTCCAGTCTGGAAACGTGCATGATCTCAAAGTGGTGCCTGGCTACTACACCGTGGCCACAGACAGAG AGGCTGCCGGAGCCGTAGAGTTCCATGAAGGTGTGGAGTCAGTAGATGTTCATGTGCCGCTCTTCACCAAGGAGGAAGATGATGACAAGAAGCAGCTGCTAGTGGAGGCCATGGACGTGCCACTGGGCATCGCTGAGATTGGGAAACGTTTGGTCAACATCACCATCTACAAAGAGCATG CCACCAGTGTCTTCTCGTTCCTCCAGCCGGCCTACACCTACAGTAGGGAGGACGGAATGGCCAACATCCCTATCAGCAGAGAGATCATAGAAAATGGACGCACACAGGTCACCTACCGCACACGGGACCTCACAGCCAAGGATAAGAAG GACTACATGACTGTGGAAGGAGACCTGAGCTATGGTCCTGATGAGACCCAGAAATCGGTGCCTGTCCGTCTGCTGGAACTGAGTGAGAAAGATGGCCTCCTGGAAGACAAACCGGTCAGGCAGTTTGTCATGGATCTCAGTAACCCACGGCAGGGCGCCAAACTGGGACGCTACCCGAGAACTACTGTCACCATCGCAGACCCAG AGAACAGTGTGATGATGTTCAAAAAGGGCACCCAGAACTTCAGCACATCCGACCCAACCTACACCATCCCTGTGGTCCGCACTCGCAACCCGGACAGCCATGCCACAGTGAAATGGCGCACCAAGAAGGCCCAGCGCTTTGAGTTAACCGGCCCTTTGAAGTTCAGTCCTGGAGAGACGGAGAAGAACATAGTGATCGACCCGAAAGCCCACCCTGGCCCAGTCCAGCCAGAGACCTTCCACCTGGAGCTGTTTGACCCAAGTACCAACGCTTCTGTCGGAGAGAGGAAGACCACCCTTGTCAATGTCACTGACGGAG CTCCCAGATCTCCAGAGTTTGCCCCCATGCAGCAGAAGGGCTTCATAAACCAGAGAGCCACCTCCCCCGGCGGTCACCTTCTCTCCCCAGCAAACCTCAAGGCCAAAGCAACTGGGCCCAAAACCATCCGGGTCAACTGGGACCCACCACCTGGTAAACCCACGGGGTACAAG GTAAAGTATTGGATCTACGGCAACCCAGAGAAAGACGCCCAGGTCTTAGATGTGAAGACTCCTCAAGCCGAGTTGAGCAACCTGTACCCCTTTTGTGACTACGAGATGCGAGTATGTGGCTACAATGCAATGGGAGATGGCTACGATACAGACATGGTTGCCTGTCAAACACTGGAGGATG CGCCTGGTGAACCTGGTCGTCTTGCCTTTAACGTCATCAGTCGAACTGTCACTCAGGTCAGCTGGGCAGAGCCTGCAGAGACCAATGGCAACATCAAGGCTTATGAGGTCATCTACACACCCATCGATGAGGAAATGA AGCCAGTGGGTCCCGCTAAGAAAGTAAAGATCGACAACCCCAAGAAGCGAATGCTGTTGATCGAGAACCTCCAGAACGCCCAGACCTACCAGTACAAGGTCCGTGCCATGAACAGCATAGGCTGGGGCCCCTTCAAAGATGCCACCATTAACCTGGCATCGCAGCCTACCAGACCTCTGTCCA TTCCCATCATTCCAGATATCCCTATTGTGGATGCAGAGGCAGGAGACGAGTATGACGGCTACCTGATGTACAGCAACGAGGTGCTGAAGTCCCCCACGGGCTCCAAGACACCCAGCGTCTCTGGTGATG ATTACATGACGAATGGGAAATGGGACCAGAATTTCCTTTTCCCAGGGGGATCCGGGACACGCAACTTGTCTACATCGTCCTCTCCTATGTCCACTCTGAGCTCAAACTACAGAGGGGCAGGCAGCTCCTCCTTCATGacagacaccaccaccaccacctacaTGTCGGGACAAG GAGGCTCTCGTAGACTTGACATgatcggaggaggaggaggaggaggaggaggaggaggaggaggaggaggaggagtaggagtaggaggagtaggaggaggaggaggaggaggagtataCTCATCAGAAGTGATCATGAGGAAGCGCTCAGAGAGCAGGGGTTACTCAGATGAAAACATCCGAGACTCTATCGTCATGGGAGACGTGCCCAAGTTCCCAGATCTAG GTGGGTACGGCTACGCTGGGATGCAGAGCAGCTCTCAGAGCCAGTTCAGCTACAACCTGTCTCAAGGTCCGAGGGCCAGGACCGAGTCTTCAGACGTCAATGAAGCCCTATATAATCTGGACAGGGTGCTCCAGG ATGCTCGACTTTCCCCGGGTGTACCAGACACCCCCAGCAGACTGGTGTTTTCTGCTCTGGGTCCCACTGCCCTCAAAGTCAGCTGGCAGGAGCCCCACTGTGAGAAAGACATCCAGGGCTACTGTGTTATCTACCAGCAGCTCAATGGAG GTGAGATGAAGCGTATTAATGTGACGAACCCAGCAGAGAACTCTGTCATCATCCAGGACCTGCTGCCCAACCAATCCTACCTATTTAAGGTGATGGCTCAGAGCCAGGAGGGCTGGGgtccagagagagagggagtcatCACCATCGAGTCCGCTACAGACCCCAACAGTCCCCTCAGCCCCATGCCAG GCTCGCCGTTTACTCTGAGCACCCCCAGTGCCCCGGGCCCCCTGGTCTTCACCGCTCTGAGCCCCGATTCCCTGCAGCTCAGCTGGGAGAAACCTCGTAAACCAAACGGAGACATCCTGGGCTACATAGTCACCTGTGAACAGCTGCATGGTGGAG GAGACGTGCGTTCCTTCCAGGTGAACGGGGACAGCGCTGAGACCAGTCTGACCGTTCCAAACCTGACTGAGAACGTCCCCTACAAGTTTAAAGTTCAGGCTCGAACCACACAGGGCTTCGGTCCGGAGAGGGAGGGCATCATCACCATCGAGTCTCAGGATGGAA GCGCTATGTCTCAGTACACCAGCCAATCATCTGAGTACGGTAACAACCAATCAATGACGAGGAGGGAAGTTTTCCAAATGCCAACGGATGTGAGCACGCTGACCAACGTCTCCCACACCATGATCAACGACCCCTACTACTCAG ACGGGATGATGATGACCACTCAGCACACAGAGACCAGCGGCATGGTGACCCGTCAAGTCACCAAGGAAGTGGTTCAGAGGAGCGTCACGGGAGGAACCACCATCACAAAGAAGATGTTTTACGAATCTTAA